CCAGGGTTCTCATATTATGGAGCCGGTCGGCAAGTTTTATGAGAATTACCCGGATATCTTTCGCCATTGATAGAAGCATCTTGCGGAAATATTCTATCTGCTGCTCCTGTTCCGATTTGAACTGGACCGCTCCCAACTTGGTAACGCCGTCCACCAGAGCGGCGATTTCATCGCCGAACTCCTCGCGAATCTGCTCCAGCTTGATGTCGGTGTCTTCCACCACATCATGCACCAGACCGGCCGCGATGGTGGTGGAATCAAGATGCAGTTCGGCAAGTATCAGGGCGACATTGAGGCAGTGCTCAACAAAGGGGTCACCCGATTCGCGTCTCTGGCCGGCATGCGCTTTTTCCGAAAATTCATACGCCTTGCGTATCAATGTTATATTGATATTGGCGTTCAAGGCCTCGGTGGCAATTATGAACTCGGCAAGATTGAGAACGCCTTTCTTAAATGTATTTACCGGTGTGGGCATATCTTACAATATAAACGATAAATCTTCTCCGACGTTACCGCGGCGTCATATTTGACGGCGGTTTTTTCGGCATTCTGACTCAATTTTTCACGCAGGGGTCGATTTTCCAGCAGTCCCGTTATCATACCCGCCATCGCTTCCGAATCGCCGCATGGGAACAGAAGACCGGTCTGCCCCTCTTGAACAAGTTCCCGGTGCGCCGAGATATCGCTGGCCACGACCGTCATTCCGGCGCCCATCGCTTTGAGAAGGGCAATGCCGAGCCCTTCACGGTGTGACGGCGCCAGATAGATATTTCCCTTTTTCAGAAAAGAGGAGGGCTCATCCGACCAGCCAATCATATTGACTATATCGGCTAAACCGTTGCCAGAAATAAAATCGGCAATTCTTCGCTTCTCCGGTCCGTCGCCTATAAGGAAATACTTAGAGTCAAGCGACGGTTTATTTTCAATGAGCCTCTTAACCGCTTTTACCGCATCGATAAAGCCTTTCTCCTTGTCCAGGGCTCCAACAGAAATCAGGTTTATTCCGCCCGAGAAGGAGGCGTTATCCGTTCTTATGCCGGAGTGACTTCTGATTTCATTAAGGTCAATCATTGAAGGAATCAGCGCTATTTCGGAGTCGTTGACACCCCCCTCTCGCAGGTCGCGCCGGACGGTCTCTGATATGGCAATAAAAACTATTCCATGCCGCCGGTATTTGGTGCGGCTTCCCCATCCGATTCGACCGCTGCTGCGGCGGGTGACGACTACCCGAACTTCAGGCTGCGCCCTTTGGAGAAAAATCGCCAGAGAATGAGCATGGGAATCATGCGCATGGACAATCTGAATTTCGTTTCTTTGAATATAACTGGTTAGTTCGCGGCGTTTCAGGATTCTGCCCAGATTGCTTTCTGCCAAAGGAAAATAACCGCTCATATATTCAGTACCCCTTTGCTTCAGTCTGGATGTCTCCGGACAGGCAAGATACTGCTTAACTTCAAACGCTCCCAAATGTTTTAGATGCAGATAAACCTGCTCCTGACCGCCGCGAAAGAGCCGTCCCGTATCAAGATGCAGAACTTTTATCATGACGGTTTATCCGCCGCGCCAAGCGTTTTCAGTTTGGCATATTTTATGAAAGTCCCGTATGCTGAAAGTCCGGCGATGAGAAATCCCTCGAGGCCGTCAAGAAAGCCGGCGCCGGTCAGATAATGGCGGAAGAAAGATGCCGGCGGTTTCAACAAAAGATTATGTATATGAAACTCTCTCCCCTGACGGCGAAGTTCCTCCGCACCAAGGGACGTGTATCGGTCCAGTTTTCGCAAATAGACTGAGATATCAGGATAGGAATAATGGAGCAGGGTATTATTGAGACGGCCCACCGGACCGGAGACAGTCACTGATTCATGCACCAGTGAATCGGAGAAGAGGCCGACTTCACGGCGAAAGAGGCGAAGCACATAATCAGGATACCAGCCGGAGTGATATATCCACTTCCCCATAAAATTGGTCAATCGGGTAATTTCATATCCGGCTTTGGCATTATCGCTGCCGACCACAGTCAGAATTTCTTCCCGCAGCGGCGCTGTTACGACTTCATCGGCGTCTATCGACAATATCCAACTTCCGTTAGCCTTTTGCTGAGCGAATTTTTTCGCCGGTCCAAATCCATTCCAGCCCATATCGAAAACCTGAGCGCCGAATCGTTCGGCAACGGCGCGGGTGTTGTCGGTCGAGCCGCTATCGACCAGAATAATCTCCCCCATACCCTGCACCGCCGTCAGAGAACGTACCAGATTCTTCTCTTCATTCTTGGCGATTATGATTATGGAGAGATTCAATTCGATGCCCCCCGCACTACCGTTTGCCGGAACTGTTTAAATAACTCCAGAATCTCCGGCAGAGAGATATCGTGAATATCATACTCGTTGTGGGAAAAAACCACACCCTCGCGTTGTCCGT
This genomic stretch from Candidatus Zixiibacteriota bacterium harbors:
- a CDS encoding glycosyltransferase family 4 protein, giving the protein MIKVLHLDTGRLFRGGQEQVYLHLKHLGAFEVKQYLACPETSRLKQRGTEYMSGYFPLAESNLGRILKRRELTSYIQRNEIQIVHAHDSHAHSLAIFLQRAQPEVRVVVTRRSSGRIGWGSRTKYRRHGIVFIAISETVRRDLREGGVNDSEIALIPSMIDLNEIRSHSGIRTDNASFSGGINLISVGALDKEKGFIDAVKAVKRLIENKPSLDSKYFLIGDGPEKRRIADFISGNGLADIVNMIGWSDEPSSFLKKGNIYLAPSHREGLGIALLKAMGAGMTVVASDISAHRELVQEGQTGLLFPCGDSEAMAGMITGLLENRPLREKLSQNAEKTAVKYDAAVTSEKIYRLYCKICPHR
- a CDS encoding glycosyltransferase family 2 protein — protein: MNLSIIIIAKNEEKNLVRSLTAVQGMGEIILVDSGSTDNTRAVAERFGAQVFDMGWNGFGPAKKFAQQKANGSWILSIDADEVVTAPLREEILTVVGSDNAKAGYEITRLTNFMGKWIYHSGWYPDYVLRLFRREVGLFSDSLVHESVTVSGPVGRLNNTLLHYSYPDISVYLRKLDRYTSLGAEELRRQGREFHIHNLLLKPPASFFRHYLTGAGFLDGLEGFLIAGLSAYGTFIKYAKLKTLGAADKPS